A genome region from bacterium SCSIO 12844 includes the following:
- a CDS encoding IS4 family transposase, translated as MMKHINELQQSLKHYFNLSFWNTECLTYFIIALQIINDVNLSQIAKCFPSKASTTSCYRRLQRFITRFEISFLSLWKLVDTIFNLSDQVILCMDRTNWKFGKVHINFLMIAIAYKGVAIPVIWSLLPQRKRGNSKAIDRQRLFDQLLEFIPATRIKTLLCDREFIDGNWIAYLSSKQVKFVIRAKGNYLASNKKISKLFLTLKASQARTLHNTKCIVGCDLYVSGLRLPTGELVIVVTREFNLNALDQYKIRWEIESFFSAIKKRGFNFENTHLTDMQKLSRLMFVVSIALIWSYRTGEILESIKPIKIKKHGFKAKSLIKIGTETIAKSLARAINSSEYICNIIKATFKPKISISQRMALVGVM; from the coding sequence ATGATGAAACACATCAATGAATTACAACAGTCACTGAAGCACTATTTTAACTTATCTTTTTGGAATACTGAATGCCTAACTTACTTTATTATTGCCCTACAGATAATAAATGATGTTAATCTTTCACAAATTGCTAAATGTTTTCCATCAAAAGCATCAACTACGTCATGTTATAGGCGTCTTCAACGTTTTATCACAAGGTTTGAAATATCTTTTCTTAGCCTCTGGAAACTAGTCGACACCATTTTCAATTTATCTGATCAAGTCATATTATGCATGGATAGAACTAACTGGAAGTTTGGCAAGGTACATATTAATTTTCTAATGATTGCTATTGCTTATAAAGGTGTTGCAATTCCTGTGATTTGGTCACTGCTTCCTCAGCGAAAGAGAGGTAACTCAAAAGCCATTGATAGGCAGAGACTATTTGATCAACTACTTGAATTTATTCCTGCAACTAGAATTAAAACACTTTTATGTGATCGTGAATTTATTGATGGAAATTGGATAGCTTATTTGTCTAGCAAACAAGTTAAATTTGTTATTCGAGCCAAAGGTAATTATCTAGCTTCTAATAAAAAGATTTCAAAATTATTTCTAACTCTTAAAGCTTCACAAGCAAGAACACTTCATAATACAAAGTGTATAGTAGGCTGCGATTTATATGTTTCAGGACTGCGACTGCCTACAGGTGAATTAGTTATTGTTGTAACTAGAGAGTTTAACCTAAATGCACTCGATCAATATAAAATAAGATGGGAGATTGAGTCATTTTTTTCAGCTATTAAAAAACGTGGTTTTAATTTTGAGAATACCCACTTAACTGATATGCAAAAACTTTCAAGGCTTATGTTTGTTGTATCCATTGCATTAATATGGTCTTATCGTACAGGTGAAATATTAGAAAGCATTAAACCTATTAAAATTAAAAAGCATGGATTTAAAGCTAAGTCTTTGATTAAAATTGGTACTGAAACTATTGCTAAATCGCTAGCCAGAGCCATTAATTCTTCAGAGTATATCTGTAATATTATCAAAGCTACATTTAAACCTAAAATATCAATTAGTCAAAGAATGGCTCTGGTAGGTGTCATGTAG
- a CDS encoding transporter substrate-binding domain-containing protein codes for MINPLVTFASTNQSSIQIKACAEPWPPFDYIEHGKTQGINVQMNQQIFESLNIPLKIIIMPWKQCWKLVQNGKIDVALMVSKKQQRQVDVYYSSLPTDKLDYVWVTSSNVNYDKICQQSICPDLETNGWKVGLVEGNSYSKKLLACLNQKKNANDIIYQPTLSSAVRKLLADQIQLVPTVKSIAEYFKEQLKIHHLHVCENTLFSKDYYTVFSKISAFKSEKYPSIEAVKTAYDQVLTTKVK; via the coding sequence ATGATTAATCCTCTTGTAACGTTTGCATCAACAAATCAATCAAGTATTCAAATCAAAGCTTGTGCTGAGCCTTGGCCACCATTTGATTATATTGAACATGGTAAAACTCAGGGTATTAATGTTCAGATGAACCAACAAATTTTTGAAAGTTTAAATATACCTTTAAAAATCATCATTATGCCATGGAAGCAATGCTGGAAATTAGTACAAAATGGTAAGATTGATGTTGCATTGATGGTATCTAAAAAACAGCAAAGACAGGTAGATGTTTATTATAGCTCACTGCCAACAGATAAGCTTGATTATGTATGGGTAACTAGTTCGAATGTAAACTATGATAAAATTTGCCAACAGTCGATTTGTCCAGATTTAGAAACTAATGGTTGGAAAGTAGGGCTTGTTGAAGGCAATAGCTATTCAAAAAAATTATTAGCATGCTTAAATCAGAAAAAAAATGCTAATGATATTATTTACCAACCGACACTATCCTCAGCTGTTAGAAAGCTATTAGCTGATCAAATACAACTAGTACCAACGGTTAAATCAATTGCTGAATACTTTAAAGAACAGCTTAAAATTCATCATTTACATGTGTGTGAAAATACACTGTTTAGTAAAGATTATTATACAGTTTTTTCAAAAATATCAGCTTTTAAATCAGAAAAATACCCATCCATTGAAGCAGTTAAAACAGCGTATGATCAAGTGTTAACTACCAAGGTAAAATAA
- a CDS encoding FUSC family protein has product MLLINPRYAAINAIKAAIASFIGYIVGHYLGNYLDVTQMYSWIVVTILVIMSGQPNLGGAIDKALMRFLATAFTATVAMVIIYFFSDHSFIILVFSLCLIFIGVFIANSIPKYTYAGILGSVTVAITMFGQNISVSFAFYRALEVLIGIFIALLVNRFLFPIRAEKQIEKSFAASIKEIKKLHGYLIEGKSYESLLAKMFAHFTKQIALLKEIKYEKAKVHIEQYRNINRTIRRLYRYICVLHEYISAYPEKREKFSHHENFLALFNVINQLLQSLEISFTKRKTMPLRKLNDAQDKLKEFMATLNIASEHRHSSTLVFSLQSIIYNIEQIIDAQRLIYQK; this is encoded by the coding sequence ATGTTATTGATTAATCCTCGTTATGCGGCAATCAATGCAATTAAAGCAGCAATTGCAAGCTTCATTGGCTATATTGTTGGACATTACTTAGGTAACTATTTAGATGTCACTCAAATGTATAGCTGGATTGTTGTGACAATACTTGTCATCATGTCGGGCCAACCAAATTTAGGTGGCGCCATCGACAAAGCATTAATGCGTTTTTTAGCAACTGCATTTACAGCGACAGTTGCGATGGTGATTATTTATTTTTTTAGTGATCACTCATTTATCATACTCGTCTTTAGTCTATGTTTAATCTTTATTGGCGTATTCATTGCTAATTCAATCCCCAAATATACCTATGCAGGTATTTTAGGCTCTGTTACCGTTGCAATTACAATGTTTGGACAAAATATTAGTGTTTCTTTTGCCTTTTATCGTGCACTAGAAGTATTAATTGGTATTTTCATCGCTTTATTGGTTAATCGCTTTCTATTTCCAATTCGTGCTGAAAAACAAATTGAAAAATCATTTGCAGCCTCTATCAAAGAAATTAAAAAATTACACGGCTATTTAATTGAGGGTAAATCATACGAATCTTTACTGGCTAAAATGTTCGCACATTTTACAAAACAGATTGCACTATTAAAAGAAATAAAGTATGAAAAAGCTAAAGTTCATATTGAGCAATATCGTAATATTAACCGCACAATTCGCCGTCTTTATCGCTATATTTGTGTCTTACATGAATATATTAGCGCCTACCCTGAAAAGCGAGAGAAATTTTCGCATCATGAAAACTTCTTAGCATTATTTAATGTGATTAATCAATTACTTCAATCATTAGAAATTAGCTTTACTAAAAGAAAAACTATGCCATTAAGAAAGCTTAATGATGCACAAGATAAATTAAAAGAGTTTATGGCAACATTAAACATTGCATCTGAGCATCGCCATAGCTCAACATTGGTTTTTTCTTTACAATCAATCATTTATAATATTGAACAAATTATTGATGCACAAAGGCTTATTTATCAAAAATAA
- the phbB gene encoding acetoacetyl-CoA reductase, translating into MKGKVAVVTGGTRGIGKAICDELLKRGATVIAGYTNQANADKWLNEKKSQGHTTVDTMKGNVADYNEMTAALNSIIAKYGHIDILVNNAGITRDTTFKKMTAQDWSEVLQTNLGSMFNVTRHVINHMIENNYGRIVNLSSVNAQKGQFGQTNYAATKAGIHGFTKALAQEVAAKGVTVNTVSPGYIATEMLQAMPEKVLSQIISQVPVGRLGKPEEIADLVAFLAEDKAAFITGADISINGGLHMH; encoded by the coding sequence ATGAAAGGCAAAGTTGCAGTTGTAACTGGTGGCACACGAGGAATTGGCAAAGCAATTTGTGATGAGCTATTAAAACGCGGCGCTACTGTTATCGCTGGCTATACTAACCAAGCAAATGCAGATAAATGGTTAAACGAAAAAAAATCCCAAGGTCATACAACAGTTGATACGATGAAAGGCAACGTTGCAGATTATAATGAAATGACTGCAGCATTAAATAGTATTATTGCCAAATATGGCCATATTGATATTTTGGTTAATAATGCTGGCATTACTCGAGATACAACCTTTAAAAAAATGACAGCACAAGACTGGTCTGAAGTACTACAAACGAATTTAGGTAGCATGTTTAATGTTACACGCCATGTAATCAATCATATGATTGAAAATAATTATGGTCGAATTGTAAATCTATCTTCTGTTAATGCACAAAAAGGGCAATTTGGTCAAACAAACTATGCTGCGACAAAAGCAGGCATTCATGGCTTTACTAAAGCACTAGCTCAAGAAGTTGCAGCAAAAGGTGTCACTGTTAATACCGTATCACCCGGTTATATTGCAACTGAAATGCTACAAGCAATGCCTGAAAAAGTACTCAGTCAAATCATTTCACAAGTCCCTGTCGGACGCCTAGGAAAACCAGAAGAAATCGCCGATTTAGTTGCTTTTCTTGCTGAAGATAAAGCTGCATTTATTACAGGAGCAGATATTTCCATTAATGGTGGCCTACATATGCATTAA
- a CDS encoding acetyl-CoA C-acetyltransferase produces the protein MENVVIVAAYRTPIGNFNGALSNIPAHQLGANVIKHIINQTQVKPEMVDRVIMGQVLTAACGQNPARQAAIKAGLPKETCAMTVNHVCGSGLSAIQMAAQAIRLGDAEIIIAGGQENMSSAPHAVNNSRKGQKMGNWSMVDTMVHDGLWEAFNQYHMGNTAENIANAYDISRDQQDDFALKSQQKAQQAIESGRFNEEIIPVEIPQRKKEAIVFRQDEFPRFGTTKEALNKLRPAFNKEGSVTAGNASGINDGAAAVLLMTESKAKLLNLEPMAYIKSYADAGVCPTLMGTGPIPASTKCLEKANWHASDLDLIEANEAFAAQAISVNQEMKWDADKVNVNGGAIALGHPIGASGARILVTLLHEMQKRDAKKGLATLCIGGGMGTAMAVERH, from the coding sequence ATGGAAAACGTTGTCATTGTTGCAGCCTATCGCACACCAATTGGTAATTTTAACGGCGCTTTATCAAATATCCCTGCCCATCAATTAGGCGCTAACGTCATTAAGCATATAATCAACCAAACTCAAGTTAAACCAGAAATGGTTGATCGAGTCATTATGGGGCAAGTCTTAACTGCTGCTTGTGGCCAAAATCCAGCCCGTCAAGCAGCGATTAAAGCTGGATTACCTAAAGAGACTTGCGCAATGACAGTGAATCACGTCTGCGGCTCTGGTCTAAGTGCAATTCAAATGGCTGCTCAAGCTATTCGCCTAGGTGATGCAGAGATTATTATTGCTGGAGGGCAAGAAAATATGTCCAGTGCACCCCATGCAGTAAATAATAGTCGCAAAGGACAAAAAATGGGTAATTGGTCTATGGTAGATACCATGGTGCATGATGGCCTATGGGAAGCATTCAACCAATATCACATGGGAAATACAGCTGAGAATATTGCTAATGCATATGATATATCCAGAGATCAACAAGATGATTTTGCTCTAAAGTCACAACAAAAGGCACAACAAGCCATCGAAAGTGGGCGCTTTAATGAAGAAATTATTCCAGTTGAGATACCACAACGTAAAAAAGAAGCAATCGTATTTAGGCAAGATGAATTCCCAAGGTTTGGTACAACTAAAGAAGCATTAAATAAGCTTAGACCGGCATTTAATAAAGAAGGCTCTGTTACAGCTGGCAATGCTTCAGGTATTAATGACGGTGCTGCAGCTGTTCTTTTAATGACTGAGTCTAAAGCCAAATTATTAAACTTAGAACCTATGGCTTATATTAAATCTTATGCTGATGCTGGCGTTTGCCCAACATTGATGGGAACAGGTCCAATTCCCGCCAGCACCAAATGTCTAGAAAAGGCTAACTGGCATGCAAGTGATTTAGATTTAATTGAAGCAAATGAAGCATTTGCTGCTCAAGCAATCTCTGTTAATCAGGAAATGAAATGGGATGCAGATAAAGTTAATGTTAATGGCGGTGCTATTGCACTAGGTCATCCAATCGGTGCCTCTGGCGCTCGAATTCTAGTAACACTACTGCATGAAATGCAAAAACGTGATGCTAAAAAAGGCTTAGCAACACTTTGTATTGGTGGCGGAATGGGAACTGCCATGGCAGTTGAAAGACACTAA
- the apbC gene encoding iron-sulfur cluster carrier protein ApbC, which translates to MNIEAIKDAVKQLPLPFIALPLGHILSKCNIFEHKDVITIQLSLGFYIQGVKKANLITQWTEILNKQFLQESKLFELKFEIISNIASHKNQLVKASHQKIKNIILIASGKGGVGKSTITANLALALKAQGAQVGVLDADIYGPSQPQIMGNYDAPEMVAERQFTPLTSHGISMISIGNLVNIDAAMIWRGPMVSQALRQLLNDTKWPQLDYLLVDLPPGTGDIQLTIAKDVPVSGGLVITTPQDLSLLDARRAIAMFQKVGISVLGVIENMSTFICPNCGHEQAIFGHDGGQRLSLNTEVPLLGKIPLTIDIRNDADRGCPTVIASPESDISQCYYNIALASSAYLSLRPKNHNQNMPKVKVELSKE; encoded by the coding sequence ATGAATATAGAAGCGATTAAAGATGCAGTTAAGCAATTACCCTTACCGTTTATTGCATTGCCGTTAGGGCACATTTTAAGTAAATGCAATATTTTCGAACATAAGGACGTCATTACAATTCAATTGAGTTTGGGTTTTTATATCCAAGGGGTTAAAAAAGCAAACTTAATTACGCAATGGACAGAGATACTCAATAAGCAATTTTTACAAGAAAGTAAATTATTTGAGCTTAAATTTGAGATAATAAGTAATATTGCATCGCACAAAAATCAACTGGTTAAAGCATCTCACCAAAAAATAAAAAATATTATTTTAATTGCATCAGGCAAAGGTGGGGTAGGTAAGTCGACGATCACAGCTAATTTAGCGTTAGCATTAAAGGCTCAAGGTGCGCAAGTAGGTGTATTAGATGCAGATATTTATGGTCCAAGCCAGCCACAAATAATGGGCAACTATGACGCACCAGAAATGGTGGCAGAGCGTCAATTTACACCATTGACTTCTCATGGTATCTCTATGATTTCTATCGGTAATTTAGTTAATATAGATGCTGCAATGATATGGCGTGGACCTATGGTTAGTCAAGCATTAAGACAATTGTTAAATGATACTAAATGGCCTCAGTTGGATTATTTATTAGTTGATTTACCACCTGGAACTGGGGATATCCAGCTAACAATTGCAAAAGATGTCCCTGTTTCTGGTGGGCTTGTGATTACAACACCGCAAGACTTATCTTTATTAGATGCACGTAGAGCAATTGCCATGTTCCAAAAAGTGGGTATTTCAGTATTAGGTGTTATAGAGAATATGAGTACATTTATTTGCCCTAATTGTGGTCATGAACAGGCAATATTTGGCCATGATGGAGGGCAACGTCTATCTCTAAATACGGAAGTGCCACTACTAGGTAAAATCCCATTAACAATAGATATTAGAAATGATGCAGATAGGGGCTGTCCAACAGTTATTGCTAGTCCAGAAAGCGATATTAGTCAGTGTTATTATAATATTGCACTAGCTAGCTCAGCTTATTTATCATTAAGACCTAAAAATCATAATCAGAATATGCCTAAGGTCAAAGTCGAACTTTCAAAGGAGTAA
- a CDS encoding dCTP deaminase yields the protein MTIKSDHWIRRMANECNMIEPFEPQQVRYDGSQRIISHGTSSYGYDVRCSNEFKIFTNINSAVVDPKDFTNDGFVDFTGDVCIIPPNSFALARTVEYFRIPRDVLTICLGKSTYARCGIIVNVTPLEPEWEGHVTLEFSNTTPLPAKIYANEGVAQMLFIQSDEICDISYKDRDGKYQGQLGVTLPKT from the coding sequence ATGACAATTAAATCAGATCATTGGATTCGTAGAATGGCAAATGAATGTAATATGATTGAACCATTTGAACCTCAACAAGTACGCTATGATGGCTCTCAAAGAATCATATCTCATGGGACTTCTAGCTATGGCTATGATGTTCGCTGTTCCAATGAATTTAAAATTTTTACTAATATTAATTCAGCGGTTGTTGACCCTAAAGATTTTACTAATGATGGCTTTGTAGATTTTACAGGTGATGTTTGTATTATACCGCCTAATTCTTTTGCATTAGCTAGAACCGTAGAGTATTTCCGTATCCCAAGAGATGTATTAACCATTTGTTTAGGTAAGTCTACTTATGCCCGTTGTGGTATTATTGTTAATGTAACACCATTAGAACCTGAGTGGGAAGGACATGTAACGTTAGAATTCTCTAACACGACACCATTACCTGCAAAAATCTATGCAAATGAAGGTGTTGCACAAATGCTATTTATACAGTCAGATGAAATCTGTGATATTTCATATAAAGATAGAGATGGAAAATACCAAGGACAGTTAGGTGTGACGCTACCTAAGACCTAG
- a CDS encoding TolC family protein codes for MNKINSIKIIALSVSFALISGCSMKPETIKDDEQLSNSYYNLDDALKGQAEINHTVTLAEAISRALKYNLDRRVQQSQVMLEMGNYKLALMEMLPSANSSLSYSYRNNNEIQQLVDNNGQPINNEQSFNPREIVNASVGIQWNLLDLGLSYTRAQQQANRVLIAEEQRRKITQQLIQETTAAYWKAWTAQKMYEDVIAFKDKVSEALVRSKKATEKRASPSLIELGYQQVLIKSLRRMTQLQLQLSDAKENLARLMNVRPGKDFKLAEPDKSVDSLPDITTSLVQMDIVALVDRPELREASYQIKIAEKGIREAVLSMLPGVEYSFGYNYTNDQFMRYNTWSGGNITATWDLINAVINGPYAINLAHSNYEFEKLKQAAVTMAVLSQVRIALKAYLLQKEDYGYAHQEYDVTSQLFDYAIKLEKANQGNEQTTIRRGVEAMVAEFDQQVAFARAHEALARVYQAVGVDMMPSRVGHIPMEELQKMVQQMLDDQSNGKFNEVVDQRYAELMPDATAGGQSSTQKMDEMTLDEQDDIAAELDFLETLNYSEEPENANQANSPLLNSKSEETSSSSKTNPDADVKAQ; via the coding sequence ATGAATAAAATTAACTCAATAAAAATAATAGCACTTAGTGTTTCTTTTGCACTCATCAGTGGTTGTTCTATGAAACCAGAAACAATTAAAGATGATGAGCAGCTATCAAATAGTTATTATAATTTAGATGATGCACTGAAGGGGCAAGCTGAAATTAACCATACAGTTACCTTAGCAGAAGCGATATCGCGTGCATTGAAATATAATTTAGATCGACGTGTACAGCAATCTCAAGTAATGCTTGAGATGGGTAATTATAAACTTGCATTAATGGAAATGTTACCTTCTGCAAATTCATCGTTAAGTTATAGCTATCGAAATAATAATGAAATTCAACAGTTAGTTGATAATAACGGTCAGCCGATTAACAATGAGCAAAGCTTTAACCCTAGAGAAATTGTCAATGCATCGGTTGGTATTCAATGGAATTTACTTGATTTAGGTCTAAGTTATACAAGAGCGCAACAACAAGCTAATCGAGTATTAATTGCTGAAGAACAGCGACGTAAAATTACACAGCAGCTTATTCAGGAAACAACAGCTGCATACTGGAAAGCATGGACTGCTCAAAAAATGTATGAGGATGTTATTGCATTTAAAGATAAAGTCTCAGAAGCTTTAGTTCGTTCTAAAAAAGCAACTGAAAAACGTGCAAGCCCTTCTTTAATAGAACTTGGTTATCAGCAGGTATTAATTAAGTCATTAAGACGAATGACACAATTACAGTTACAGTTATCTGATGCTAAAGAAAATTTAGCACGGTTAATGAATGTAAGACCTGGTAAAGATTTTAAATTAGCTGAACCAGATAAGTCTGTAGATAGTTTGCCTGATATTACAACATCTTTAGTTCAAATGGATATTGTAGCATTGGTTGATCGTCCTGAGTTACGTGAAGCATCTTATCAGATTAAAATTGCTGAAAAAGGTATTCGTGAAGCAGTTTTAAGTATGTTACCAGGCGTTGAATACTCATTTGGTTATAATTATACCAATGATCAGTTTATGCGTTATAACACTTGGTCTGGCGGTAATATCACTGCGACATGGGATTTAATCAATGCAGTAATAAACGGTCCTTATGCAATTAATTTAGCTCATAGTAATTATGAGTTTGAAAAATTAAAACAAGCAGCGGTGACAATGGCTGTTTTATCTCAAGTTAGGATTGCATTAAAAGCTTACTTATTACAGAAAGAAGATTATGGATATGCACATCAAGAGTATGATGTAACCAGTCAGTTATTTGACTATGCAATAAAACTTGAAAAAGCCAACCAAGGTAATGAACAAACAACTATCCGTCGTGGTGTTGAAGCTATGGTTGCAGAATTTGATCAGCAAGTTGCTTTTGCAAGGGCACATGAAGCATTAGCAAGAGTCTATCAAGCAGTTGGGGTGGATATGATGCCTTCACGAGTAGGGCATATACCAATGGAAGAACTACAGAAGATGGTTCAGCAAATGCTCGACGATCAAAGTAATGGTAAGTTTAATGAAGTTGTTGATCAACGCTACGCTGAATTAATGCCAGATGCAACAGCAGGTGGTCAAAGTTCAACGCAAAAGATGGATGAAATGACATTAGATGAACAGGATGATATTGCAGCTGAATTAGATTTTCTTGAGACATTGAATTATTCAGAAGAACCTGAAAATGCAAATCAGGCAAATTCACCATTATTAAACTCTAAATCAGAAGAAACATCTTCATCTAGTAAAACAAATCCAGATGCAGATGTGAAGGCACAATAA
- a CDS encoding efflux RND transporter periplasmic adaptor subunit, with product MLLQNLVIPGLMMFSSLGYAIDSGEIGLSTTVSDTNTHQLVSTTSLASTTTPISNSNSTLQPERRGGSLKKGQVYAIIIPVHEADISSGVNATISHIYYSPGESFHKGDKLLTFDCRNVEIDIKKAKAELQAAATAYKSNQELDQLKAISNVEFEKSKTEYEQAQAGVESLEYKLGKCTIVAPYDGELIAKHANANENVKIDDPLLSIISIEDFEVQMFVPSIWLNWLKKGAEFSLKLQEVNKPLEAKVVKIAGRVDPASQSVVIYGQLKQIPDDILAGMSGVATFNHK from the coding sequence ATGCTATTACAGAATTTAGTCATTCCTGGGTTAATGATGTTTTCTTCATTAGGATATGCCATTGATTCAGGTGAAATAGGCTTATCAACAACAGTCTCTGATACAAATACACATCAGTTAGTATCGACAACTTCTTTGGCTTCAACGACCACGCCTATTTCTAATAGTAACTCTACTCTACAGCCGGAAAGACGTGGGGGTTCTCTTAAAAAAGGTCAAGTATATGCAATTATCATTCCAGTGCATGAAGCTGATATATCCAGCGGTGTTAATGCCACAATTAGCCATATTTATTACAGTCCAGGTGAGAGTTTTCATAAAGGTGATAAATTATTAACGTTTGATTGTCGTAATGTTGAAATTGATATTAAAAAAGCAAAAGCAGAACTTCAAGCAGCTGCAACCGCTTATAAAAGTAATCAGGAACTAGATCAGCTAAAAGCAATTAGTAATGTTGAGTTTGAAAAGTCAAAAACTGAGTACGAACAAGCGCAAGCTGGAGTTGAGTCGTTAGAATATAAACTTGGCAAATGTACGATTGTTGCACCTTATGATGGGGAACTTATTGCAAAGCATGCTAATGCCAATGAGAATGTAAAAATAGATGATCCTTTATTAAGTATTATCAGTATTGAAGATTTTGAAGTACAAATGTTTGTGCCATCGATTTGGCTTAATTGGCTTAAAAAAGGAGCTGAATTTTCATTAAAACTTCAAGAAGTAAATAAGCCATTAGAGGCGAAAGTGGTAAAAATTGCCGGTCGAGTAGATCCTGCAAGCCAATCAGTTGTTATCTATGGGCAACTAAAGCAAATACCAGATGATATATTAGCTGGTATGAGTGGTGTTGCTACGTTTAATCATAAATAA
- a CDS encoding HlyD family efflux transporter periplasmic adaptor subunit translates to MSEALATLISLEHNARQTQTIDELAFFIVHNAREMFAYDKAVVWRSRGTFRITPKAISRISQVDKYSPFAQWVSAIIKHAIKKNKNNKDAIWKISISDVPEVLQEGWPEHVSSHLLICPFKTDYGEVNGGCVFSVAKLPQEEEEKRIEWLVRALNYYWQALCQKSKFSGHWFRWKKRYTWGSVIAIILLMFFPVSQSTIAPATVVAKEPLVITSPMDGVIESFDIKPNQDVLKSKPLFRIDDRDLKNANELAEKELLTTKAKYLKAVQTGFQDIKNRAEINILKAEMAEKQLEVEYTEKLLNESIIKAPENGIAIIDDLNDWIGKPVITGEKVMEVAKKGEVELEVWLPVSDAIGFRANDEVVLFLNSKPLHAIDAQIRYVSFNAKMTPQQVLAYRVVADFTTDETLPEIGSQGSAKLVGGKVTLFFYLFRRPITVLRQSIGW, encoded by the coding sequence ATGTCTGAAGCTTTAGCGACATTAATTTCTTTAGAGCATAATGCAAGGCAAACTCAGACAATTGATGAGCTTGCCTTTTTTATTGTTCATAATGCAAGAGAAATGTTTGCTTATGATAAGGCTGTTGTTTGGCGTAGTCGCGGAACATTTAGAATAACACCAAAAGCGATTTCAAGGATTAGCCAAGTTGATAAATATAGTCCATTTGCACAATGGGTTTCTGCAATTATTAAGCATGCTATTAAGAAAAATAAGAATAATAAAGATGCAATCTGGAAAATATCTATTAGTGATGTGCCAGAAGTATTACAAGAAGGTTGGCCTGAACATGTATCAAGCCATCTACTTATTTGCCCATTTAAAACAGATTATGGCGAAGTTAATGGAGGTTGTGTCTTTTCGGTAGCAAAACTACCTCAAGAAGAAGAGGAAAAGCGTATTGAGTGGTTAGTAAGGGCCCTTAATTATTATTGGCAAGCATTATGTCAAAAGTCTAAATTCAGTGGTCATTGGTTTAGATGGAAAAAGCGTTATACTTGGGGAAGTGTGATTGCAATTATTCTGTTAATGTTTTTCCCTGTATCACAAAGTACAATTGCACCAGCAACCGTTGTTGCAAAAGAGCCTTTAGTTATAACTTCACCAATGGATGGCGTGATTGAGTCATTTGATATTAAACCAAATCAGGATGTTCTAAAAAGTAAGCCATTATTTAGGATTGATGATCGAGACCTTAAAAATGCCAATGAATTAGCTGAAAAAGAGCTTTTAACAACAAAAGCAAAGTATTTAAAAGCGGTACAAACAGGGTTTCAGGATATTAAAAATAGAGCAGAGATTAATATTCTAAAAGCTGAGATGGCAGAAAAGCAATTAGAGGTTGAATATACAGAAAAATTATTAAATGAGTCGATAATTAAAGCGCCAGAGAATGGAATTGCAATTATTGATGATTTAAACGATTGGATTGGTAAGCCAGTTATTACCGGAGAAAAAGTAATGGAGGTAGCAAAAAAAGGAGAAGTTGAGTTAGAGGTATGGCTACCAGTTTCTGATGCAATTGGATTTAGGGCAAACGATGAAGTTGTATTATTTTTAAATTCAAAACCCCTTCATGCAATTGATGCACAAATACGTTATGTTAGTTTTAATGCTAAAATGACACCACAGCAGGTTTTAGCCTATCGTGTTGTTGCAGATTTTACAACCGATGAAACATTACCAGAGATTGGAAGTCAAGGCAGTGCTAAGCTAGTTGGTGGTAAAGTTACCTTATTTTTCTATCTTTTTAGAAGGCCGATTACTGTATTAAGACAAAGTATAGGGTGGTAA